The Streptomyces sp. NBC_00670 genome window below encodes:
- a CDS encoding LysR family transcriptional regulator, whose amino-acid sequence MELRALQYFVTVAEELHFGRAAQRLRIVQPAVSQQIVRLERELGVRLLDRTSRRVRLTPAGERVLAAARETLAAAARVRVVAGEPAAVLRIGVASCVTGRLDRALSRLGDGERPAEPELVDLPVTARLDAVLGGELDLALVRGTVASTALTVVRAWSEPLHAVLGRAHPAAGKPAVGLADLAPHGLRLPARDSDPPLHDAILAALPLAPVRPPAGDMLHVLFEVGRDPEAWTLLPAEQLAAARSERLLQLPLTPPVTVDGHVVTSRATPESCVASYVAAFAD is encoded by the coding sequence GTGGAACTGAGGGCGTTGCAGTACTTCGTGACCGTCGCCGAGGAGCTGCACTTCGGGCGCGCCGCCCAGCGGCTGCGCATCGTGCAGCCGGCGGTGAGCCAGCAGATCGTCCGGCTGGAACGGGAGCTCGGCGTACGGCTGCTCGACCGCACGTCACGCCGGGTGCGGCTCACCCCGGCCGGTGAGCGGGTGCTCGCCGCGGCCCGCGAGACCCTGGCCGCGGCGGCCCGGGTCCGGGTGGTGGCCGGGGAGCCGGCGGCCGTACTGCGCATCGGCGTGGCGTCCTGCGTCACCGGGCGGCTCGACCGCGCGCTGTCCCGCCTGGGCGACGGGGAGCGCCCCGCCGAGCCGGAGCTGGTCGATCTGCCGGTGACCGCCCGTCTCGACGCGGTACTGGGCGGTGAGCTGGACCTCGCGCTGGTCCGCGGCACAGTCGCGTCCACGGCGCTGACGGTCGTACGGGCCTGGTCCGAGCCCCTGCACGCGGTGCTCGGGCGCGCGCACCCCGCCGCCGGGAAGCCCGCGGTCGGCCTCGCCGACCTCGCCCCGCACGGCCTGCGGCTCCCCGCCCGCGACAGCGACCCGCCGCTGCACGACGCGATCCTCGCCGCGCTGCCCCTGGCGCCGGTACGGCCGCCCGCCGGGGACATGCTGCACGTGCTGTTCGAGGTGGGCCGGGACCCCGAGGCATGGACGCTGCTGCCGGCGGAACAGCTCGCCGCCGCCCGCTCCGAGCGGCTGCTCCAGCTGCCCCTCACCCCGCCGGTGACCGTCGACGGGCATGTCGTCACCTCACGCGCGACGCCCGAGTCCTGCGTGGCGTCGTACGTGGCCGCATTCGCGGACTGA
- a CDS encoding alpha/beta fold hydrolase, with protein sequence MTRTELTQDHRVFAVDLRGFGDSGDGPGPCDSATAAEDLRLLIERLDVGPVHVTGQDIAGATVFRLAVTHPGSVRSLTGIEMGLPGFGLEALADVTRGGTWHIGVLAAPGIPELLLAGRERKFLGRFAFPALSARPEAITDADLAEFARTYARPDGWRGASGLYRSMLGEGPEVRALADAPGLTVPVLAVDAGGAPFTTDTLSRAVAAGRGPGPRAVESVTLDGVGHYAALEAPDALAKALLPFFAGIDATTHPA encoded by the coding sequence GTGACACGGACCGAGCTCACCCAGGACCACCGGGTCTTCGCCGTCGATCTGCGCGGCTTCGGCGACTCCGGCGACGGACCGGGCCCCTGCGACAGCGCAACGGCGGCCGAGGACCTGCGCCTGCTCATCGAGCGGCTCGACGTGGGTCCGGTCCACGTCACCGGTCAGGACATCGCGGGAGCGACCGTCTTCCGCCTGGCGGTCACCCACCCCGGGAGCGTGCGCAGTCTCACCGGGATCGAGATGGGGCTGCCCGGGTTCGGCCTGGAGGCACTGGCCGACGTCACCCGCGGCGGGACCTGGCACATCGGTGTGCTCGCCGCCCCCGGCATCCCCGAACTGCTGCTCGCCGGACGGGAGAGGAAGTTCCTGGGCCGGTTCGCCTTCCCGGCGCTGAGCGCGAGACCGGAGGCGATCACCGACGCCGACCTCGCGGAGTTCGCCCGCACCTACGCACGCCCCGACGGCTGGCGGGGCGCGAGCGGCCTCTACCGGTCCATGCTGGGCGAGGGGCCCGAGGTCAGGGCGCTGGCCGACGCTCCCGGCCTGACCGTGCCCGTCCTCGCGGTCGACGCGGGCGGGGCCCCGTTCACGACCGACACCCTGTCCCGCGCCGTGGCGGCCGGGAGGGGGCCGGGGCCGCGTGCCGTCGAGTCGGTGACACTCGACGGCGTCGGCCACTACGCCGCGCTCGAGGCCCCCGACGCACTGGCGAAGGCCCTGCTGCCCTTCTTCGCCGGCATCGACGCCACCACCCACCCCGCGTGA
- a CDS encoding SbtR family transcriptional regulator: MRSPPTARTPPSNGSPASPESARRPCAGTPGRRALLQAVFGERIESLCAHAASLAGATDARAALLEWLGALTDYSASARGMGEALAQDGLDDPSHVNACATVLGRGLEPLLRRAAEAGAVASDAAAADLLALVRGIALATEGRPDAAAEARRLLDLTVRGVSPERSVPTTPDRWVSPRMRPRTTPRRTRASRVR, translated from the coding sequence ATGAGGTCGCCGCCCACGGCGCGGACGCCTCCCTCGAACGGATCGCCCGCCTCGCCGGAGTCGGCTCGGCGACCGTGCGCCGGCACCCCCGGCCGACGGGCGCTGCTCCAGGCGGTGTTCGGCGAGCGGATCGAGTCGCTGTGCGCCCACGCCGCATCGCTGGCCGGGGCCACCGACGCCCGCGCCGCGCTGCTCGAATGGCTGGGCGCGCTCACCGACTACAGCGCCTCCGCGCGTGGCATGGGTGAGGCCCTGGCTCAGGATGGGTTGGACGATCCGTCCCACGTGAACGCCTGTGCGACCGTGCTCGGCCGGGGGCTGGAACCGCTGCTGCGGCGCGCGGCCGAGGCGGGCGCGGTGGCGTCGGACGCCGCCGCCGCGGATCTGCTCGCCCTGGTCAGGGGCATCGCACTGGCCACGGAGGGCCGTCCGGACGCCGCCGCGGAGGCGCGACGGCTGCTCGATCTGACGGTGCGGGGGGTGAGCCCCGAGCGGTCGGTGCCGACCACCCCGGACCGGTGGGTCAGTCCGCGAATGCGGCCACGTACGACGCCACGCAGGACTCGGGCGTCGCGCGTGAGGTGA
- a CDS encoding alpha/beta fold hydrolase, whose product MKTPTTPTIPGFEYVRLPGEGGVELSAALAGEGTPVVLLHGFPQTHLMWRHVAPRLAEEHTVVCPDLRGYGATDKPRATDAHTYAKRNMAADIVSAMASLGHDRFALVGHDRGALVAFRAGLDHPETLTHLGILDVVPTLDMWNVLHGVSAAVAHHLYLMAQPPGLPETMIANSADAFFGSFLDAWAADPATLPDEIRAEYLRASAAAVDSIVADYRASAGIDVTHDQADLDAGSQLAMPVTVVQQDWGTHLGYDAAEVWRAWAPDLDHRLTTAGHFMAEADPDGITATIRDLLGR is encoded by the coding sequence ATGAAGACGCCCACGACCCCCACGATCCCCGGCTTCGAGTACGTACGCCTGCCCGGCGAGGGCGGTGTGGAACTGTCCGCCGCGCTCGCCGGCGAGGGCACCCCCGTCGTCCTGCTGCACGGCTTCCCCCAGACCCACCTCATGTGGCGGCACGTCGCCCCCCGGCTCGCCGAGGAGCACACGGTCGTCTGCCCCGACCTGCGCGGCTACGGCGCCACCGACAAACCCCGGGCCACCGACGCGCACACGTACGCCAAGCGCAACATGGCCGCCGACATCGTCTCGGCCATGGCCTCGCTGGGCCACGACCGGTTCGCCCTGGTCGGTCACGACCGCGGCGCCCTGGTCGCCTTCCGGGCCGGCCTCGACCACCCGGAGACCCTCACCCACCTGGGCATCCTCGACGTCGTACCGACCCTGGACATGTGGAACGTGCTGCACGGCGTCTCGGCCGCCGTCGCCCACCACCTGTACCTCATGGCACAGCCGCCCGGCCTGCCGGAGACGATGATCGCCAACAGCGCCGACGCGTTCTTCGGCTCCTTCCTCGACGCCTGGGCGGCCGACCCGGCCACGCTCCCCGACGAGATCCGCGCCGAGTACCTGCGGGCGAGCGCCGCCGCCGTCGACTCGATCGTCGCCGACTACCGCGCCTCCGCCGGCATCGACGTCACCCACGACCAGGCCGACCTGGACGCCGGCTCCCAACTCGCCATGCCGGTCACGGTCGTCCAGCAGGACTGGGGCACCCACCTCGGCTACGACGCCGCCGAGGTCTGGCGCGCCTGGGCCCCCGACCTCGACCACCGCCTCACCACGGCGGGCCACTTCATGGCCGAGGCGGACCCGGACGGGATCACCGCGACGATCCGCGATCTGCTCGGCCGCTGA
- a CDS encoding discoidin domain-containing protein encodes MTDQSGPSRLPSRRTVVTTGTTLLAGFGLGAVLPVSTAAAAPTGAPEGSPSRGSSSPGELALYRPVTASSTAYAPTVGSFVVDRLSSPGVGGSGWRAEDGDPQWIAVDLQSVCEVTEVRLTFEADASTPVFTPPTEGNPHSGTTGKEVQSSYALVFVVETSLDNRSWTTAYRTTAGTGGVVDIQLPRPTRARWVRMTSQKRSSPLPLGLNGFEVYGTAKGRRPAATGWTDWGTHHGKAPRLEVAHDGSVPLESGWRLTMDDWADGEGAQLSKTAVDTSGWLPATVPGTVLASLVEQGKLPDPVSGLNNLHVPEALSRHSWWYKRDFALPHGLRTGSGRHVWLEFDGVNHKADVWLNGKRAGKLTYPFARAAFDVTSLLAAHGENALAVKITPMPVPGSPGDKGPDGSAWVDAGAAQMNLNSPTYLAASGWDWMPAVRDRAAGIWNHVRLRATGHLVLGDPRVDTVLPGLPDLSVAEVTVVVPVRNADSADRRTTVTAAFHGVRVSKTVTVKAGESLDVVFAPDAFHQLRLRDPKLWWPNGLGEAHLYDLTLTASAGGRESDRRTVRFGVRQFGYEYDVPLPFTASGDSFTQTVTFARQQARHVRIKCLTRATSWGSSLWTLAVGDSARPGTDLALHAPAEASSTDQDDHGAANATDGDPGTRWSSAYEDDQWIRVDLGSAQSFDRVDLTWERGYAKTFVVQVSPDGSDWTDVKSVDNGAVPLPFSNGDASLQVENLDRQSARYVRLKCGVRATSWGTSMWSLGVIDSEDPGTDLALHREAKASTAESGHPASHVTDGDSGTRWSSAYEDDQWIRVDLGSTRSFDRIAVVWETAYAKTYVIQVSDDDETWRDVKSVSNAPEPLRISVNGVRVLARGGNWGWDELLRRMPAERMDAAVRMHRDMNFTMIRNWVGSSDREEFFAACDRYGILVWNDFPNAWGMDPPDHDAFNAIARDTVLRYRIHPSVVVWCGANEGNPPAAIDKGMREAVERQVPGVLYQNNSAGGIVTGGGPYGFVDPERYFDPSTYASKDFGFHTEIGMPVVSTAASVRNMTGDEPEWPIRGAWFYHDWSEHGNQGAPNYKAGIEARLGESGGLDDFARKAQFVNYENTRAMFEAWNAHLWDNASGLMLWMSHPAWHSTVWQTYDYDFDVNGTYFGARSGCEPLHVQADPVKWQVLAVNHTAADLRGATVTARLYDLSGKELGERRTARVDVKRADTAKAFTADWTDDLPDLHLLRLTLADARGREVSRNTYWRYREAASLKALNKAKQARLTGAVTKVSRSGDRHELTATLHNRGSAVAAMVRLSLLTGAHGHRVLPTLYSDNYLWLLPGESRTVHLSWPATATSARHPVLTAEPYNGPAATLRA; translated from the coding sequence GCGCTCCCGAGGGCTCCCCCTCCCGTGGTTCCTCCTCCCCCGGTGAGCTGGCGCTCTACCGGCCCGTCACCGCCTCCTCGACGGCCTACGCCCCCACCGTCGGCTCCTTCGTCGTCGACCGGCTCTCCTCCCCCGGCGTCGGGGGCAGCGGCTGGCGTGCCGAGGACGGCGATCCGCAGTGGATCGCCGTCGACCTCCAGTCCGTCTGCGAGGTCACCGAGGTCCGGCTGACCTTCGAGGCGGACGCCTCGACGCCGGTGTTCACGCCGCCCACCGAGGGCAACCCGCACAGCGGCACCACCGGCAAGGAGGTGCAGTCCAGCTACGCGCTGGTGTTCGTGGTGGAGACCTCGCTCGACAACAGGTCCTGGACCACCGCGTACCGCACCACGGCGGGCACCGGCGGCGTGGTGGACATCCAGCTCCCGCGGCCGACGCGGGCGCGCTGGGTGCGCATGACCTCGCAGAAGCGCTCCAGCCCGCTGCCGCTCGGCCTCAACGGCTTCGAGGTGTACGGCACCGCCAAGGGCCGCCGCCCGGCGGCCACCGGCTGGACCGACTGGGGCACCCACCACGGGAAGGCGCCGCGTCTCGAGGTCGCCCACGACGGGAGCGTGCCCCTGGAGTCGGGCTGGCGGCTCACCATGGATGACTGGGCCGACGGCGAGGGCGCACAGCTGTCGAAGACGGCCGTCGACACCAGCGGCTGGCTGCCGGCCACCGTCCCCGGCACCGTGCTCGCCTCCCTCGTCGAGCAGGGCAAGCTCCCCGACCCGGTGTCGGGCCTGAACAACCTGCACGTCCCCGAGGCGCTGTCGCGCCACTCCTGGTGGTACAAGCGGGACTTCGCGCTGCCGCACGGCCTGCGCACCGGCTCAGGGCGGCATGTGTGGCTGGAGTTCGACGGCGTCAACCACAAGGCCGACGTATGGCTCAACGGCAAGCGGGCCGGCAAGCTGACGTACCCCTTCGCCCGTGCCGCGTTCGACGTCACCTCGCTGCTCGCGGCGCACGGTGAGAACGCCCTCGCGGTGAAGATCACTCCCATGCCCGTCCCCGGCAGTCCCGGTGACAAGGGTCCCGACGGGAGCGCCTGGGTCGACGCGGGCGCGGCCCAGATGAATCTCAACTCCCCCACTTATCTGGCGGCTTCGGGCTGGGACTGGATGCCGGCGGTCCGCGACCGGGCGGCGGGCATCTGGAACCACGTCCGGCTGCGGGCCACCGGGCACCTCGTCCTCGGCGACCCGCGCGTGGACACCGTACTGCCCGGCCTGCCGGACCTGTCGGTCGCCGAGGTGACCGTGGTCGTGCCGGTGCGCAACGCCGACTCCGCCGACCGGCGGACGACGGTGACCGCGGCCTTCCACGGGGTGCGGGTGTCGAAAACGGTCACCGTGAAGGCCGGCGAGAGCCTGGACGTCGTCTTCGCACCGGACGCCTTCCACCAGCTGCGGCTGCGCGACCCGAAGCTGTGGTGGCCCAACGGCCTGGGCGAGGCGCACCTGTACGACCTGACGCTCACCGCGTCGGCGGGCGGCCGGGAGAGCGACCGGCGCACCGTCCGCTTCGGGGTGCGCCAGTTCGGCTACGAGTACGACGTGCCGCTGCCGTTCACCGCGAGCGGCGACTCCTTCACGCAGACGGTGACCTTCGCACGGCAGCAGGCCCGGCACGTCCGCATCAAGTGCCTCACCCGGGCGACCTCCTGGGGCAGCTCGCTGTGGACGCTCGCCGTCGGCGACAGCGCACGGCCGGGCACCGACCTCGCGCTGCACGCGCCCGCCGAGGCCTCCAGCACCGACCAGGACGACCACGGCGCGGCCAACGCCACCGACGGGGATCCGGGCACCCGCTGGTCCTCCGCGTACGAGGACGACCAGTGGATCCGGGTGGACCTCGGCTCCGCCCAGTCCTTCGACCGGGTGGACCTCACCTGGGAGCGGGGGTACGCGAAGACGTTCGTCGTGCAGGTCTCGCCGGACGGCTCGGACTGGACGGACGTGAAGTCGGTCGACAACGGTGCGGTGCCGCTGCCCTTCAGCAACGGTGACGCGAGCCTCCAGGTCGAGAACCTCGACCGGCAGAGCGCGCGGTACGTCCGGCTCAAGTGCGGCGTACGCGCGACCAGTTGGGGCACCTCGATGTGGTCCCTCGGGGTGATCGACAGCGAGGACCCCGGCACCGACCTCGCCCTGCACCGGGAGGCGAAGGCCTCCACGGCGGAGTCCGGCCACCCGGCCTCGCACGTCACCGACGGCGACTCCGGCACCCGCTGGTCCTCCGCCTACGAGGACGACCAGTGGATCCGGGTGGACCTCGGCTCCACCCGGTCCTTCGACCGGATCGCCGTGGTCTGGGAGACCGCGTACGCGAAGACGTATGTGATCCAGGTGTCCGACGACGACGAGACGTGGCGGGACGTGAAGTCCGTCTCGAACGCGCCCGAGCCACTGCGGATCAGCGTCAACGGGGTACGGGTGCTGGCCCGCGGCGGCAACTGGGGCTGGGACGAACTGCTGCGCCGGATGCCGGCGGAGCGCATGGACGCGGCGGTGCGCATGCACCGAGACATGAACTTCACGATGATCCGCAACTGGGTCGGCAGCAGTGACCGGGAGGAGTTCTTCGCCGCCTGCGACCGGTACGGCATCCTGGTGTGGAACGACTTCCCCAACGCGTGGGGCATGGACCCGCCGGACCACGACGCGTTCAACGCGATCGCCCGCGACACCGTGCTGCGCTACCGCATCCACCCCAGTGTGGTGGTGTGGTGCGGCGCCAACGAGGGCAATCCGCCGGCCGCGATCGACAAGGGGATGCGCGAGGCGGTGGAGCGCCAGGTGCCGGGCGTGCTCTACCAGAACAACTCGGCGGGCGGGATCGTCACCGGCGGCGGCCCCTACGGATTCGTGGACCCGGAGCGGTACTTCGACCCGTCGACGTACGCCAGCAAGGACTTCGGCTTCCACACCGAGATCGGCATGCCGGTGGTCTCCACCGCGGCGAGCGTGCGCAACATGACGGGCGACGAGCCGGAGTGGCCCATCCGCGGGGCGTGGTTCTACCACGACTGGAGCGAGCACGGGAACCAGGGGGCGCCGAACTACAAGGCGGGCATCGAGGCCCGGCTCGGCGAGTCCGGGGGCCTCGACGACTTCGCCCGCAAGGCGCAGTTCGTCAACTACGAGAACACGCGCGCCATGTTCGAAGCGTGGAACGCCCACCTGTGGGACAACGCCTCCGGTCTGATGCTGTGGATGTCCCACCCGGCCTGGCACAGCACGGTCTGGCAGACGTACGACTACGACTTCGACGTCAACGGCACGTACTTCGGCGCCCGTTCGGGCTGCGAGCCGCTGCACGTACAGGCCGACCCGGTCAAGTGGCAGGTCCTCGCGGTCAATCACACCGCGGCGGATCTGCGCGGTGCCACCGTCACCGCGCGGCTGTACGACCTGTCCGGCAAGGAGCTGGGCGAACGCCGGACCGCCCGCGTCGACGTGAAGCGGGCGGACACCGCGAAGGCGTTCACCGCCGACTGGACGGACGACCTCCCGGACCTGCACCTGCTGCGGCTCACCCTGGCGGACGCCAGGGGCAGGGAGGTGTCGCGGAACACCTACTGGCGCTACCGCGAGGCCGCGTCCCTGAAGGCCCTGAACAAGGCGAAGCAGGCCCGGCTGACCGGCGCGGTCACCAAGGTGTCCCGCTCCGGCGACCGCCACGAGCTGACCGCGACCCTGCACAACAGGGGCTCGGCGGTGGCCGCCATGGTCCGCCTCTCCCTGCTGACGGGCGCCCACGGCCACCGGGTCCTGCCCACCCTGTACAGCGACAACTACCTGTGGCTCCTCCCGGGCGAGTCCCGCACGGTCCACCTGTCCTGGCCGGCCACGGCGACCTCCGCCCGCCACCCGGTCCTGACGGCGGAACCGTACAACGGCCCGGCGGCGACACTGCGGGCCTGA
- a CDS encoding AfsR/SARP family transcriptional regulator, with protein MRIDVLGAVRALREDGGVLNLGGPRHREVLARLVAAEGRMVTTDALVGDLWTEPPARAVGALRTFVAALRRTLEPDRAPRTPARLLVTEGPGYALRLPRAAVDAYRFEDALAAARRSPGAPAAAHSPDVVDALGDALAAWRGVPYADLPDAAWAQRERTRLEELRSQAVELRAGMLLDSGAGAELVADLAAHAGEHPWREDAWALLARALYRDGRPADALATLRRARTLLVDRLGLDPGPALRQLEQDVLNRSASLEPPRAPAPYAGSLLGPAGARLGPRTTVDLARTLALAGGDALVLSRRDRLAAVEAAERTGDAVLTARVIGAYDVPAIWSRADDDVQAGAVVAAAARTLTALGPDAPAELRVRLLATIAVESRPAGLAEPVLERARTAAREAEALARRLDDPALLAFALNGVFLQSFARSGLAPRRDAIGAELVALDARHGLPAHGILGRLVRLQSASALGDLDAAEAHARAAERLAAVHESRLVPVLTGWFRTRVAAARSAGPGGPSAASVAAAYREADDALAAAGMPGLHRGLLPLALLGLRLLHGRPAPVDSALDWGPYRPWAAPLVLLARQRTEEARAALAATPEPPGDHLREALWCLTAHAAVLLGEPAPAARAAAALREARDEHAGAATGMLTLGPVRRYLTAAEACAAGTR; from the coding sequence ATGCGGATCGATGTACTGGGTGCCGTGCGGGCCCTGCGCGAGGACGGCGGCGTGCTCAACCTGGGCGGGCCCCGGCACCGGGAGGTGCTCGCGCGGCTCGTCGCGGCCGAGGGGCGGATGGTCACCACGGACGCCCTGGTCGGCGACCTGTGGACCGAGCCGCCGGCCCGCGCGGTGGGTGCGCTGCGGACGTTCGTCGCCGCGCTGCGCCGTACCCTCGAGCCGGACCGGGCACCCCGCACCCCGGCGCGCCTCCTCGTCACGGAGGGCCCGGGCTACGCGCTGCGGCTGCCGCGCGCGGCCGTGGACGCGTACCGCTTCGAGGACGCGCTGGCCGCGGCCCGCCGCTCCCCCGGCGCACCGGCCGCCGCCCACTCCCCCGACGTCGTGGACGCGCTCGGCGACGCCCTCGCCGCCTGGCGCGGTGTGCCCTACGCGGATCTGCCCGATGCCGCGTGGGCGCAGCGGGAGCGGACCCGGCTGGAGGAACTGCGGTCGCAGGCCGTGGAGTTGCGCGCCGGGATGCTGCTCGACTCGGGTGCGGGGGCGGAGCTCGTCGCCGATCTCGCCGCGCACGCGGGTGAGCATCCGTGGCGCGAGGACGCCTGGGCGCTGCTCGCCCGCGCGCTCTACCGCGACGGGCGGCCGGCCGACGCGCTGGCCACGCTGCGCCGGGCCCGCACGCTGCTCGTGGACCGGCTCGGCCTCGATCCCGGCCCGGCGCTGCGGCAGTTGGAGCAGGACGTCCTGAACCGGTCCGCGTCCCTGGAGCCGCCCCGCGCGCCCGCCCCGTACGCGGGGTCCCTGCTGGGCCCGGCGGGTGCCCGGCTGGGTCCCCGCACCACGGTGGACCTGGCCCGGACCCTCGCGCTGGCGGGCGGGGACGCGCTGGTCCTCTCGCGCCGCGACCGGCTGGCCGCCGTCGAGGCGGCCGAGCGGACGGGCGATGCGGTACTGACGGCCCGGGTCATCGGCGCCTATGACGTGCCGGCGATCTGGAGCCGGGCCGACGACGACGTCCAGGCCGGTGCGGTCGTGGCGGCCGCCGCGCGCACGCTGACCGCGCTCGGCCCGGACGCCCCCGCCGAGCTGCGCGTCCGGCTGCTGGCCACGATCGCCGTCGAGAGCCGTCCCGCCGGCCTCGCGGAGCCCGTCCTGGAGCGGGCGCGGACGGCGGCACGCGAGGCGGAGGCCCTGGCACGCCGCCTGGACGACCCCGCCCTGCTGGCCTTCGCGCTCAACGGCGTGTTCCTGCAGTCCTTCGCGCGTTCCGGCCTCGCCCCGCGACGGGACGCGATCGGCGCGGAACTGGTCGCGCTCGACGCCCGGCACGGGCTGCCGGCCCACGGCATCCTGGGCCGGCTCGTACGCCTGCAGTCCGCGTCGGCGCTCGGCGACCTCGACGCCGCCGAGGCGCACGCGCGGGCGGCGGAGCGGCTCGCGGCCGTGCACGAGTCCCGTCTCGTGCCGGTGCTCACCGGCTGGTTCCGGACCCGGGTCGCCGCCGCGCGCAGCGCCGGGCCCGGCGGTCCGTCCGCGGCGTCGGTCGCCGCGGCCTACCGCGAGGCCGACGACGCCCTCGCGGCGGCCGGCATGCCGGGGCTGCACCGCGGCCTGCTTCCGCTCGCCCTGCTCGGCCTGCGGCTGCTGCACGGCCGCCCCGCCCCCGTCGACAGCGCGCTCGACTGGGGTCCGTACCGTCCCTGGGCGGCACCGCTCGTGCTCCTCGCCCGGCAGCGGACCGAGGAGGCCCGCGCCGCGCTGGCCGCGACGCCGGAGCCGCCGGGCGACCACCTCCGAGAGGCCCTGTGGTGCCTCACCGCGCACGCCGCCGTACTCCTCGGCGAGCCCGCACCCGCCGCCCGCGCGGCGGCCGCCCTGCGCGAGGCCCGTGACGAACACGCCGGCGCCGCCACCGGCATGCTCACCCTCGGCCCCGTGCGGCGCTACCTCACCGCGGCGGAGGCCTGCGCGGCGGGCACCCGGTGA
- a CDS encoding MarR family winged helix-turn-helix transcriptional regulator, producing the protein MSRSGADLALLLLGGFRSLVDAATAELDRHGYEGVRPAHDFAMRAIAAGADNASELGRRLSATKQAAAKTITVLQERGYVTRDADPLDARRKRLRVTPLGFEVMRQGEEVFDEVRARWERRIGSAELALFEARLRELVGAEPVRLDAPGWVAQDLGGPDGH; encoded by the coding sequence ATGTCACGATCCGGCGCCGACCTCGCCCTGCTCCTGCTGGGGGGCTTCCGCTCGCTGGTGGACGCCGCGACGGCCGAGCTGGACCGCCACGGGTACGAGGGGGTGCGTCCCGCCCACGACTTCGCCATGCGGGCCATCGCCGCCGGCGCCGACAACGCCTCGGAGCTGGGCCGCCGTCTGTCGGCCACCAAGCAGGCGGCGGCCAAGACCATCACGGTGCTCCAGGAGCGTGGCTACGTGACCCGGGACGCCGACCCTCTCGACGCCCGCCGCAAACGGCTGCGGGTCACCCCGCTAGGCTTCGAGGTGATGAGGCAGGGCGAGGAGGTCTTCGACGAGGTGCGCGCGCGGTGGGAACGGCGCATCGGCTCCGCCGAACTCGCGCTGTTCGAGGCCCGGTTGAGGGAACTCGTCGGCGCGGAACCGGTACGGCTGGACGCGCCGGGCTGGGTGGCACAGGACCTCGGGGGGCCGGACGGCCACTAG
- a CDS encoding NADPH-dependent F420 reductase, which produces MTRCDRCRANPVIVRPGRVDCDGCRARHPDPSLGSATRARHRTENTEVSTATLGIIGTGMVGAGVARRAVDAGLDVVLSNSRGPGTLDDLVARLGRRARAATPAEAARAGEVVLAAVPLAARERLPRTELEGRIVIDPMNYAPGSGWTIPELDSDTLTSSELVQRGLPGARVVKALHNIGPQQLLDLFRPAGAADRTALPVSGDDPGAKKEVAALLDVLGFDAVDLGTLAESWRSEPNTPLYALPYVDHPPTGLPTPELVAWIQQAPGTPAPATRIKELAAAAVRGPAGFRMD; this is translated from the coding sequence ATCACACGATGTGATCGCTGCCGGGCGAATCCGGTCATTGTTCGCCCGGGCCGCGTCGACTGTGATGGATGCCGGGCCCGCCACCCGGACCCGTCACTCGGGTCCGCCACCCGGGCTCGACACCGAACGGAGAACACAGAAGTGAGCACTGCAACCCTGGGCATCATCGGCACCGGCATGGTCGGCGCCGGGGTCGCCCGCCGCGCCGTCGACGCCGGACTGGACGTCGTCCTGAGCAATTCGCGCGGCCCCGGCACGCTGGACGACCTGGTCGCCCGGCTCGGCCGGCGGGCCCGCGCGGCCACGCCCGCCGAGGCGGCCCGCGCAGGCGAGGTGGTCCTCGCGGCCGTACCGCTGGCGGCCCGTGAACGGCTGCCCCGTACGGAGCTGGAGGGCCGGATCGTGATCGACCCGATGAACTACGCGCCGGGGTCCGGCTGGACCATCCCCGAGCTCGACAGCGACACCCTCACCTCCAGCGAGCTGGTCCAGCGCGGCCTCCCCGGCGCCCGGGTGGTCAAGGCCCTGCACAACATCGGGCCCCAGCAGCTCCTGGACCTCTTCCGCCCGGCCGGAGCCGCCGACCGCACCGCGCTGCCGGTGTCCGGCGACGACCCGGGAGCCAAGAAGGAGGTGGCCGCGCTGCTGGACGTCCTCGGCTTCGACGCCGTGGACCTGGGCACGCTCGCGGAAAGCTGGCGCAGCGAACCCAACACGCCGCTGTACGCCCTGCCGTACGTGGACCACCCGCCGACGGGCCTGCCCACGCCGGAGCTGGTCGCCTGGATCCAACAGGCCCCCGGCACACCGGCGCCCGCCACCCGCATCAAGGAACTCGCCGCCGCGGCGGTACGTGGCCCGGCGGGCTTCCGGATGGACTAG